CCAATCTTTACTGACCGGAACTAGTACTAATACTTTTCTAACTCCAGTCAATGGCGCGTTCAATGGCTTTTTCTTCATCTCCCAAGAAAATGCCGAAAACACCATAGACTACCACGTAATAGAAGGGAACGCTGACTTTGCTAGTGGACGAACAATTAATACGCTGTTAAATCAACCTATCTACATGACCCGTATTGACGATGCTCTTTTTCTGAACGGCATACGGTCACTCGATCTAGGATTTACGGCTAATAACGGGCGCATTGTACATTTATTAGGAGTTCTTCGTCCGGCTGAACCACTGGCGGATGTAGTAGACTTGGCTGACGAGTCTAGTGGTGCGTCTTACACAATTTTCCGCACTGCATTAGAAGAAACCGGGATTGACCTAGGTACCGACAAGACGATACTTATGCCTACGGATGCCGCTTTTGAGGCTGCTGGATTAGTTGTTTCTATTGATAGCACCGCCCGGCTCGACCCATCGTTACTCACCAGCGTATTACAAACCCATGTATTTGAGGGAATTAACTTTAGTTCAGATATTGCTGCGGCCGAATCATTAACTACTCCAGCTCTTAACGGGACTTCACTAACCATTACTTTAGTGCCCGGGGAAGGAGGATCCACTATTACGGTAGATGATGCCAATGATGCTACCGAGACTGCTAATGTAGTAGACTTCGATTATCTTTCTACCAGCGGAGTAATTCACGCCATTGACCAGGTGTTGTTACCAAATCCTTAAATACTAAATTCAGTTCTAAATACCACGAGGTGCGTTTGTAACGCACCTCTTTTTGCTTACAGCTCTTCTAACAAGGCTTGAGCATCTACAGCGTACTCTCCCTTCATACTAACAAGTTGCTGAAGGGATGCTACAGCAGCCTCTAGCTGCTCCGATTGGATTTGCGCCAGACTAGTGTACCATAGGGCCGGTTCGTAAAACAGCCCCTGAGCATTATGCAACAAAGGTTCCAGCTTTATTTCGGCCTCCCAAGCTTGGCCTGCTCCCAAGTAACTTACTCCCCAATAAAATTGATAAGCTTCTTCATTAGGTGCCTGGGCAAATAAGCGGATGGCTTGCTCGTAGTCGCCTTGTTCGTAGTAGTACATTGCCTGCCCAGCAGCATCAGTAGGCACCCCACCCGAACGCTCTACTGGATTTACTACGTTGGGATAAGGTTCAAAATAAGTGGCGTATAGCTCCTGCGATGACGCTGCGGGGTTTAGCAGCCAAACGGCAATAAGAACTAGCGCAAAAGACGCTGCGGTGGCTAAGATAAAATAGAGCGGTCGCACCGCCGTATTTGATTTCTTTTCAGATTTTTTCTGAGGTACAGTCAATGGAGTAGGAGTGGAAGCTAACTCCTCCGCCTGTTGTAATTGCTTTTTGAGGGCTTCGGAGCCAAATAAATCAATGCCCGCGGTAATATCCTGCTGTAAACTTACTTCTGCCTTCAGACTTTCATCTTCATTCAGTAAATCTTCAAAGGCTTGCCGTTCTTCCGTATCCATTTCATCGCGTAGATAACGGTCAAATTTATCGTCGTTTTGAGAGTCTCGGTTCATAATTGGGTAGATAAAGTAGGTAACGAATTTTCTTATTTAATAAGCTTCAGAACCATTAGGTAAACAAATATGAAATTTTTTTTCGGTAATGTTTACCTCCTTCCTCCTTTCAGCATTAAGCCCCAAAACCAAACCATATAATTTAATCCATACAAATGATGAACACATTGAACAGATTTTCTCGCTTATGTTATTTAGTGCTTCTTACACTACTGATAGGAGTAAGTGCTTGTAAGACTGAAGACGACCCCGAACCTGTGGGTCAGCCCCCGGTAGCCAATGCTGGAAGCGATTTAGAAGCAGCGGTCGGTAGCTCAGTTACTCTAGATGGCACGGGTTCATCCGATCCTGAAGGTCAAACACTAACGTACGCCTGGAGCCTCACCACCCGCCCCGACGGCAGTAGTGCCTCTATAGGTAGTGCTACCCAAGCCACTACGACCTTCACCCCCGACGTAGCCGGAACCTACGTAGCGACCCTCACCGTTACCGACGAAGATGGTAATACCGATACCGACGAAGCTACTATTACCGCCGAAGAAGCCGTAGGTGAGCCTCCGGTAGTATTTATTGTCAACGAAGATGGTCAGCAGATTAGCGAAGATGCTGAAAACAATACCGTAACAGTAGGAACATCTTATGCGTTGGACGGTAGCAATACTATTGATCCGGATACCGAGGCAGATGAGCTTACATTTACTTGGGAAATCGCTGAAGCCCCCGACGGAAGTACTACTGCTACGATAAATTCAACGAATGAAAATCCTGATGAAGCTAGCTTCGTTCCGGACGTAATTGGGGAGTACACTATTCGCCTAACGGTAGAAGATCCCGACGGAAATAGTGCTACCGCGGAGGTGACTATTGAGGCTGATGCTAACCCAGTACTTATTAATAGCAATATTACTGAAGATCGTACGCTGACTGACGTATTCTCTGATCCTACCCTACCTGATTATCGGGTTACCAGATCAATCAGCACCACTGCTGTGTTAACCGTAGAACCTGGAGTAATTGTTGAGTTTGACGAAAATGCTCTTTTAACAGTGGCTAGTGGTGGAGGGGCATTAGTTGCTGATGGGGAAACAGATAATAAAATCACTTTCACTACTTCAAACCCAGACGGTGGTATCCGTTGGGGAGGTATCTACTTTTCTTCCCAAGATGGACGAAATATTCTAGATAATGTTGCAATCACTTTCGCAGGTGGTACTAACATGCGGGATTTTGCTGACTTTGTTGATGTACCCGCTAATATTGGATTAGGCCAAGGAGCTAAACTAGCTATCACCAATACCGAAATTACCAATAGCGGTGGCTACGGAATGTACATTCGCTTCGGGGAACTTATTGGGTTCAGCAATAATAACGTGAGCAATAACACTCTTTCAGGAGTTGGGCTACCCATAAATATTGCTGGAACAATAGATGCTGCTACTACTTTTAGTGGAAATACGCAAGGTGCCATAGAGATTTTTGGTTCTACTTTATCTGGTGATATAGCCCTGGCTTCTTTAGCGGGAGACGCTTTCTATTATGTTTCGGGCAGTATTACCGCCAACGCTGATCTGACCATTGATGCTGGCGCAGAACTTCGTATGGAAGAAGATGTATTTTTTACGATTACTGACGATGGGTCGTTTAGTGTCAATGGCACCGCCAGCGACCAAGTTACCATGACTGCTTTTGACGAGGATAACCCTTGGGGTGGTATTAAAATGGCATCTACCAGCTCTAATAACAAAATAGATTACGCCAATATTGGCTATACCGGCGGAACAGATATTGGAGAATTTTCTGACTTTGTAGATGTACCAGCGGCTATTGGGCTGTATGCTAATGGGGAGCTTCAGCTTACCAATACGACTATAGCTGATGGTGAAGGGTACGGAATATACAACCGCTACGGTTTTTTGACCACTTTTGAAAACAATACTATTGTTAGAAATGCCGAATACGGTATAGGTCTAGAAGTGGAGCGAGTGAGTGAAATTGATGTAAATACTACATTCACCGACAACACTAAGGGTGCCGTCGAGATTTTCGGTGGAACCTTAAATGAAGGTCCTGGCACTTGGGTAGCTTTAAAAGATGGGGCTAAGTATATTGTTACCGGTGGAATTACCATCCGCGACCAATTAACCATTGAAGCTGGAGCTTTATTTGAGTTTGACAACAATATTCCTTTCGTAGTAGAACAAAGCGGTTCACTCATTGCTCAAGGCACTTCTGATACTATGATTGAGTTCACCTCTATTAGCCCAACAGTGTTTAAGTGGCGAGGAATATTGATTGACTCATCCACTGGCAACAATGTTTTAGATTTTGTTAAAATAACCTACGGCGGTAGCAGCAAGTATGACTTTGATGGTTTTGTTGATGCTTTAACAAATATTGGGATAGGTACTAATGCCACCGTCAATATCACTAATAGTGAAATTAGCAATAGTGGTAACTATGGAATATACTCTGACGGAACAGCAAATGCCAATGTAGAAGATGCGGCAGCTGGCAACACATTTAGTGACAACCCTGGTGGTAATGTCTTTAACTAGATTCCACGGGAGGAGAGGGACTCACTTTCCCTCTCCTATTCATACATTGAACTTATTCCTTAACTTTACAAAAAAGTGTTAACTACATAAACTAACAGAATCATGAAAAAACTATGCACGATCATTGGCCTATTAGCCATGTTCAGTTTCTCCGCCCAAGCTCAAAGCACCGTCCGAGTAGACGGCGGTGGCGGCGGATTAGCCTATGATAAAGGAGATAAAATTATACAACTCGGATTAGGATTAGGCCGAGCAGTAGGCGGTGGCTGGGCCTATGGAGGTGGACTAGGTATATCATTTAATGGAGCTTTTGAGTATGGCTTGCATGAATACTTTAGTGTAGGTCCTTATGCTGCCTTTGGTCGCTATAGCTACGGATTCGCCTTTGAAGACTACAGCCTGACCGCAGTTGCTGTAGGTGCGAGAGGCTCTTTCCATTACACCTCGCTACTTAACGAAATAGCTGATACAAACATTGACGAAGAAAAGTTGGATCTTTACGTATCAGTGCTACTAGGGCTTGAATTTTTCTCTACAAACATTGATAACGATCTTCTCAACTATAATACTACCAGATTTGATGGTGGGGCTTTGTTTGGGGGTCGATATAAACTAAACCCTCGAGTGGCGGTATTTAGTGAGTTAGGGTACGCTGGCCTTTCAGTGTGGACAATTGGAGTATCCTTTCACTTATAGCAATATACAACTCATAATAAAATAGTTGGTAACCTATCGTTGCAACTATTTTTTACTTCAGGCTATATAAGTGTATTACTCATGCAAGTAACAAAGATCACTGTGAACATGTAAGGCTCAATTATCTTTTTAGAGGAGGGGCTGATCTTCATAGAATGTCGTATGTGTGATTAAGTTTTTTTAGCCTTCTAAATAGACAGTATCAAAAAAATTAATGCGGCATTAGTGACCAAACCAGTGATATACTAATCATAAGAAAGGCGGATATCTATCCGCCTTTCTTATGCTAAATACGGCACATATTACGCCTCATTAACTAACCAAATTATCAAGAATACCAAACCAGCTATAAATGATATTAATCCCAAAATATTTATAACTGGTATAAATAGAAGTATAAGACCAACGATCATAAGAATCAATGCGATTTTCAGAGTACGATCTAAATCATTTGTCTCGTTAGGCGACATAGATTTGTACTCCTTCACTAGCGAGCGAACTTCCTTGCGTATTTCTTTCCGCTTAGCTCGTTGCTCTTTTTTCGTCAGTTCCTGCCCATTCATTTCATCAGCCAGCTGACTCATCCGTAGGGCTTTTTCTTTTAACTCGGCGTTATCCGTTTTTTCCACGGCAGCCAGAAGTTGTTGCTGAGCTTGCTCAATAAGTGCCCCGGCATCCCGTTCTACTATCACCTCTTGATCGAGTGAAGTGTATAAATCCGCTTGTTGAGAAGCTATTTTCTCAATTTCTTCGGGTGCCAAAACTGTTGGAGATTGATTGGTGGATTTAGGAGTTTGTTTAAAGTAATACGAATTACCAAAAGCAACTTTGCTCGACTGGCAACTAGAAAACATAACAGAAGTACCTAGGGTAACGAATAGTACCCATAGCATTGGTTTGGTGTGCATAGTGTTAATATTTTTTGTAAAAACCTGTTAAATATACTGACTTTAAGTAAAATCAATAAATTATTTTTTCTTAATCTAATCATTTACCTACCTAGGAAGTATTTCTACTCAGTCCCCATTTTCTACCACAGAGCCAATTGCTAAGCTAATACAGAATATCCTCTCGTAGGTTCATGACTACTTGCGTGTGATCGTTGTCGTAATCGAAAAGCAAGCTTCCGTCCTGCTTAAACAGCTTCACGTGGTTGAGGTTAAACCGGACGAACGCTTTTCCTACCGTAATTCCGGTGAGTACATCCACTTGGGCATTGCCATCGTCAAATGTTCGTAGCCGGATCTTGGCTTGGTCTTTAATCCGCATTTTATCAAAATCTACATTGCCTCCTTCTTCATTAACAATGGTAATAATCCCGCTCTCATTTTTCATAAACTTAAGCTTGCCGATGTTGGCGTAAATCTCGGGGCAATCTTGCCGAAAAGCCGGATTGTGACGATCTAAAGCCTCCAGTGCTGCCGTACCGGGAATGACCATTCCACTTTGCATAATGCAGTGGATTACCGCAAAGAGTCCGGCAATAGTAGGGTCATACTGCTGTTCCTTTAGCCGATCACTCTCAGCCTTCAGCGTTTCCGCCACATCCAGTGCTAGAGAGGCGTTGTTCTCCGCTACGCTACGACCACCCACACTTATGCCTCGGGTACGCTGAGTGGCTGCCTCGTATTGCTCACTGAAGTAAATACTACCACTTTCGTCTAAGGCAATTCCCCGTTCGGCCACCGTATTATCAAAAACCAGGGTCTCCATCAGTTTTCCTTGTTCGTTGAGCTTAGCTACAAAACCCTGTTGTAAATCGGGCTGTTGCGTAGTCACATCCCGTAGCCAAGCTAGTTGCCCATTAGGAGAAAATTTCGCCACGAAAAAACCGATGGCAGATGTATTTAGTTGAGTTTCCGTATCTAACCGAAGTTCTTCTTCGTACCGCCCGGCTAAGTAGACTTGCTGCCGAGAATTAATAGCCAGATATTGCCCCACATCGTTTCCTCTTCCGTTCAAAGTCTTTTCCCAGAGCACTTTTCCGTTGGGGGTTAGTTTAGCCAGATAAATATTCTGCCCCTCACTTACCTGGGGCGAAAGCCGATAGCCCGCGAAATAAATATTCCCCAGAGCATCCACCACTAAATTGTGATTGTTTGCTCCCGGATAAACCCCATTAGAGGAAGCAATATCCCAGATCATTTCGGCTAGCCACTGCTGGTACGGATTGCGGAGCGGCACCAACTCCACCTGTTTCTGAGCGTAGCGGGGCATTACCTTCCCAATGGGTGCATTCACGTAAGTGGGATCGCAAACCACAAATTGCTCGCGATTGCGTTCAACGTACTCTCCTTCTACCCCATCCAGACCTACTGCCGTGGCTACGTGACCCGGATACTGCAACCCAACTACTTTCAAACCCAGCAGTTGGCGAACCAGATACGTAAATAGAGCTGAGCGGTCTTCACAATCCGAGTAGGTAAAGTGCAGCACTTCTTCGGGGAAAAAATATTTCTCCCGGCCAAACTGGGTTTGATCGAGCTGATAATCAAAAGCGGTTTGTACAAACCGGAGCAGTAAGCCCACGGCATCTTCCGAAGTACGGTCTTGCAACAAGGGCTGAAACTGTAAAATTAATGATTCCTTCGCCTCGCGAGACAACGTAGATTCTAACTTTACTCGCAAATCTACTTCGGGATAATCCTGATAGAACTCGATAGCCCGCGCATTGTACGCTAGCTGCACCTGATAGGCTTCTCCCCCGTAGCGGAACGAAAACGTTTTTTCCTGCGGATTTCCTCCCAAACTCAGTGGATTTTGTACATCAAGGTTCAGAATTAAATCGGCTCCGGCGTAATCCTGATCGTAGGTATACAATGAATTGGGTGCTTCACCAATGGCATAATACGTTTGATCGCCAAACTGATAATACGTAGCCGAATAAACGGTGCAGTTGGTCGGAATTAACAAGTATAACTGATTGTCGGTATAGCCAATCTTAGCCCGATAGCGCGATTTGTTGAGTAAAAACCAAGCGGTGAGTGTAGCCCGAGCGTCGTCCGACGGATACAACTGTTGGGTAAACTGCCGGACTAGTTGGTAGTATCCCCAGTCGTTGAGGTTAAACTGATTTTTGTAGCGATACAAGCTATGAATTAGCTCCTTCGTATAAGCTTCGCTTAATGAAACCCAAGCCTCGCTAAGCACCTCAGCATCGTAACGGGAATACTCCGGGAGCTGCATCCGAACATCGTAGGGTACGAAGAGCGAGTTATCGTAGAAGGAAAGCTGCGTTCGCTGGGGAGTGTATCCTCGTTCATCACCTTGAGCCGGTAGCGGTAGCATCAAGCTTCGCGAGCGGCGTAGGGGCCCGGAGGCGGTATCAGTTTCAACCTCCTGGTTAGCCGGAGGCTGCGTATTCGGAGGGTACGTAGGAATAATGGTTGGTTTGGGTGCTGGGGTGATCTGAAGGGCCCGGGACAGCTCAATCTCCCGAAAACGCTCCCGCAGCATCTCGGCGAACAGGCTATCCCGCTCCGCCACAAACTGGTTAAAATCCTTAACGTACTGCTGCTCAAAATTTTGGCGATCTTCCCGCAGTGCCTGTTGGGCTGAGTCTTGCTCCTGCCTAAATTGCTCAAGCGTCTGGGCAAATCCGGAGATTGCTAACCCCACATTCAACGTAAAAACAAATAATATTTTCATAGTGTTGGTGAGTGATTGAAGTGCTGAAGAACTGAATGACTGAAGAGGTAGGTAACCAGTTAGCTATTCTGTTCTTCACCCCTTCAGATCTTCAATTAAGATGGATTTTTCATAGTGGTGATTACTAACCGTTGTTCCGCTCGGTACACTGACCCATCCTGTTTCATCCCTCGGTTTTTCTGGAGGATACTTCCGAGGTCTTCGGTAATAAAGCGGTACCCGCCCATATCTTGGGTAGCCAGTGGCACAAAGGACTCTTCCTGAGCATTAATTTGCAGCGTCTCAATACCGCAAGGCGCATCGGTGCAATCGCAGATAAAATCATACGGAACTTCCTGAACCTTGCCTACCTGATTCGCTTCTAAGTACTGGTCAAAGAAATGCACCCGACGACCGTCGGCCAGATGGTAAACAAAGCGAACGTGGCAGGGCATATTCACCCGAAAGAACACATTCATTCGCTCCCCTTCGGTAAACACCAGCGCATCCTCTCCCTTGTTCGTCCACACCTCCAAATCAATCCCATTGTCAGCTACCGCGTAGGTTTCCATCTGTTGTTGCTCCGCTACATTCTGATCGTAACGAACCGGCATATAGGCCAGTTGGGCTGATTCTACCACCTGCAAGTTAAGACGAGCCGTAGCCATACTGATAACTTGCTGAGCAAATACATCTTTTACAAATAGGCTCAAATGCAACTGGTCGCCCGAAACTTCGTAGGTTCCCCGCAGCGAATACCGCATGGTGGGGCTTCCCTGATTGAACTGTACATCGTCTAATCGCATCGTCTGCCAGTCGGCGTACTGAATTAGCTCTCGCTCCAAGCGGTCGCGGAAGAAGTAAGAGAACGTACTAGCCATCTCTGACTCCCGGTACAGCATAGGCGAAACCACCACCCGCTGCAAGGGTGCATCTAGTGACTGCTTAAGCTGATAAACCAAACCGTAGGCCAGATCGTCGAGTGAGTTGGCCGGTTTGCTAATCAGCTGGCGCAACGCATCCTCAATTTTCGGCAAGATAACCGAAGGTTCTTCCGGGGTAGCCGATGGCTGCAAACTAAGTAGCACCGCTCGCCAGGGAGCTTGCTGCGTCAGAAGGGTGCGGCACTGTAGCAATTGTTGTTCCGCTTCGGCCTTTTGCCCGTTATCCGCGTAGTGTTGCGCTTGCGTGAACCGATCGCGTAGCTGCTGATTAGCCTGGGTTAGTTTGCGCTGGTAATTAGCGATCACATCACTTCTAAGGGCGTATACCCAGGTATAAAACAGCTTCTTCTTGCGGTCGTGGTAGGTTTCTTTCTGTAGTCCTACCACTTCTAACTGGCTGTTGGCCGTTACCAGTGCTTGGTACGATGCGGAGAACGATTGGTCGGTCTGTTGCTTAAAGCTTTCGCTCGCTGATTTTATCTGTACCCGTACTTGCTCTACCAAATCTTTTTGCGCGGCAGCGTAGGCTTGCCGAACAATGCCCGCTTCGGAAGAGTCTTTGTGCCAGGTAACAATACCGAGGCCCGTCAGATACTTCTCCGACGGAAACCGAGCGGACACTCCTTTCTCTTTTACCCAATCGGGTTGCGCCAGAAGCGAGGAAGTTAGCAGCCAACAGCCCAGAAAGATACGCATGAACATGGCAGTAATTAGTTAGATGAATGAGTAATGAATATTGATTAATGACTGATGATTTACAATTATTCATTACTCATTATTCATCAATCATTATTAAGTTGCTGCATTTCCTGCTCAAAGATTTCGCGAAACTTCTTACGGTCGTATTCAATCTTGAGCTTGGTACCGTCGGACATACCTCCGGTGGTAGCACTTTCCATTGCGTTAACAAAATCGTCTCGCTTCAGGGTCATGGCTACGTGGGCTTCGTACACCATTTGGTTGTTCTGCTGCACCTCGTACATCTTTTGGTCGTCTACCATCACGTTGTTTAGCGACTGATCAACCAAGTTGCGGGTAAGCTCTTCAAATTTGGAGTTATACGCTAGGCCTACCGTATCTTCCGAAGAATCGTACTGCTCGCGATAGCGTTCTACCGCCGACTTTACGGTAGTCTGTACTTGCTGGGCAATGAAGGTACGAGCGTCTAAGCGAGCCTGCTCCAGCGCAAACCCCTGGTCGGGGCTTTTTCCCATACCTACTCCCCGGAAGGCTTCCTTGTCGCTCATATGCTCGGCAAAAGGAATAGTGATTTCAGTACGCTGCACTGATGATTGCGGGGCTTTTGAACCACAGCTTGCTAAGTAAAAGGTAGTAATCAGCCCAAACAAGGTGTAGCGAATAAAAAGAAACATACTCTTCATAAGTGAAATAAAGTTAAGTAATTGGTGAAACATGGTGGATAATATGTTATTCACTAATTCATACTCACCAGTAGCTAAAGGTTAATGAAAATACCTCGAAAATTAAAAATTTTTTTGGAAGAACCGGTGTATATAAGGTAAATTTCGAGCCGTGTTTTGCAAAACAGCTACGAAGACATTTAAGATATACGCTAAAATAATTGAGTTTATCATTAACCTAAACTGATATTTAGGTATAGAATAGTAGCTTGTTTTTTCTGACCCAACCATAGACGACCAATTACTATGTGGTACCGATACATTCTTCTGACTTCTCTAGCAACACTGAGCACTTTTCATCTTTTTGCCCAAAAAGATTACGATGACTACTCTGCGGCTCAGCGCACCGATGTATTATACGAAGACTTTGATGATAACCGAAACAAATGGTTTGTAGGATACGAAAGGAAAGGAAGGCGGTCGGGAGAAATTAGGGATGGTCAGTATGTTTGGCAGTCGAAATCGCTCATGTACGACGAGCACGCCAGTTGGAACCAAGTTTCCTTAGATCAAACCCGAGATTTTGAGATTGAGACCCGACTAAAGCTGGTTGATGGAAATCCGAAGAAAAGTATCGCTCTCTCTTGGGGCCGATCCGACCGAGGCAGCTTTTTCTTCGGGTTCAAAGAAAACAAGTATTACGTTAGTGATTGGCGTAAAGTAGGCGGAGTAACGATCTACGTTGATGGACGGCAGACTAGCCACCTCAATCGGAATGATTACAATACTCTGACCGTTCGAAAGGTTGATCGCTTTTACCGCTTCTTTATTAATGAGAAACTGGTGTACTCCATGAATTTTAAGGATTTCTACGGATCCAATATTGGGTTTGAGTCAAACAATCTAATTCACGTAGACTATCTGCGGGTTTCGTATCTGGATGAACCAAGCACGCTTCCTTTGGCGAGTAAAAATTCTCAAAACGAACTATCTGATAATAAGCCACCGAAAGAAGAAGCCAACTTAGACCAAGCGCAAGAAGTTGAGGTTCCACCTCAGAGCAAGCCCAAGGAGAACCTCGTTCCGGATTCGCCTCCTACTCAAATAGCAGCTTCAGAAACATCTACTGATAAACCGAGCACAAGCGAACCAACGGTAGCAAACCCCAATGAAATTAACACGGTAGACACTCCCGAGCCGATAAGTGCTGCGGCTAGCGCGGGCGACAATCCGATTATCGTCATTACCGAACCAACCCTAACCCGGGGCTTTAAACAGATTGCCGTACAAAATATTCGGATTGTTGGGCGGGCTACGGATCAAGATGGTATCAAAGAAGTGCTTATCAACGGTCAGCCTGCTTGGCTGCGGCCCGACGGGCAATTCAGCTTGGAAGCTCCGCTACGCCTGGGTGATAATAAATTTGACATTGTAGCCACCGACCGATTTCAGCAAAGCTCTACTAGCACATTTTCCATCCATCGTGATGCCCCTTCTCGAGAAAAAAGGCTCGCTCTGATTATTGGCAATAGTGCTTACGAGCAAGGTGGACAGCTTCGCAACCCCATTAACGATGCCAACGCCATGCAATCAACGCTGGAAAGTATGGGCTTTACGGTGATGAAGTACGAGAACTGTCGTCAGAACGATATTAAACGAGCGATTGATGAGTTTGGGCAAAAACTGAAGGAATATGAAGTGGGATTATTTTTTTACGCCGGACACGGTGTGCAGGTAAGCGGAAGTAATTATTTGATTCCGGTTGACGCCCAACTGTCCAGTGCCCACGACGTAGAATATGACTGTGTACGGGCCGACCGGGTATTGGCAAAAATGGAAGCAGCAAACTCCCGTACCAATATTGTTATGTTAGATGCCTGTCGGGATAATCCGTTTGAGCGCAGTTGGAGTCGTAGCACGCAGGGCAATGGCTTGGCGTTTATGAATGCTCCCCAAGGCTCAATGGTTGCTTACGCCACCGCTCCCGGACAAACTGCTTCTGATGGTGGCGGGCAACACGGTATCTACACCGAAGCTCTTCTCAAGCACTTACCTACTCCCAATATCACTATTGAGCAGGTTTTTAAACGAGTGCGCTCTACGGTAGCCCAAAAATCCGAAGGAAAGCAAATTCCTTGGGAGTCCACTTCACTTACCGGAGATTTTTACTTCAAAAAGTAGCCACTCAGCATTTGAGGTTACTCTCGTAGTGCTACTATCAATTTAACCTTTTCTCATTGCTTGTAGTATAACTCGTTTTTAGTAGTTTCGTCACCAAATTATAGGAACTAAATGTACTGACATTATATCTTAGGAGCATAATCCTCGGGTGAGCGAATGCGACCAACACCCCTAAATTATTTTGCTATTACACCTAAATACGGGTACCAATCGGGTAAAGTATACAACTCGCTTTCTACTTTTCTTCTTTCAAATATTTCTCTGCGATTATACATTCAAAATTAAGTACCTACATAAACATGTAGGTGACATTTTTTCTACGCCTCCCATTAACCTTTGCCTTTCAACCTGGATAATGAAATAATGACTAATGGTTAATGAGTGATGACGAATGAGTAGTGAATAA
This region of Tunicatimonas pelagia genomic DNA includes:
- a CDS encoding fasciclin domain-containing protein; protein product: MQKMYSAQWATWLLLPLLAFVVSCNNDDEDGEPPRPAESLFDIIRNTEGLDSLRQLIDPDGGLANRLASTEHTVFAPNNTAFANLLQSIGLESMSELSGNILSDVIFYHLVPNATYEFNEIDSAITTYSRSQIFPVLEGDSIRLNENTQLSPTYVVTPDLQASNGVVHILNEVLLPPSLTSSSNTSPSITSTFGTVGGLTSTVELPGLGGVTTMENLFINRGYQSLLTGTSTNTFLTPVNGAFNGFFFISQENAENTIDYHVIEGNADFASGRTINTLLNQPIYMTRIDDALFLNGIRSLDLGFTANNGRIVHLLGVLRPAEPLADVVDLADESSGASYTIFRTALEETGIDLGTDKTILMPTDAAFEAAGLVVSIDSTARLDPSLLTSVLQTHVFEGINFSSDIAAAESLTTPALNGTSLTITLVPGEGGSTITVDDANDATETANVVDFDYLSTSGVIHAIDQVLLPNP
- a CDS encoding PKD domain-containing protein; the encoded protein is MMNTLNRFSRLCYLVLLTLLIGVSACKTEDDPEPVGQPPVANAGSDLEAAVGSSVTLDGTGSSDPEGQTLTYAWSLTTRPDGSSASIGSATQATTTFTPDVAGTYVATLTVTDEDGNTDTDEATITAEEAVGEPPVVFIVNEDGQQISEDAENNTVTVGTSYALDGSNTIDPDTEADELTFTWEIAEAPDGSTTATINSTNENPDEASFVPDVIGEYTIRLTVEDPDGNSATAEVTIEADANPVLINSNITEDRTLTDVFSDPTLPDYRVTRSISTTAVLTVEPGVIVEFDENALLTVASGGGALVADGETDNKITFTTSNPDGGIRWGGIYFSSQDGRNILDNVAITFAGGTNMRDFADFVDVPANIGLGQGAKLAITNTEITNSGGYGMYIRFGELIGFSNNNVSNNTLSGVGLPINIAGTIDAATTFSGNTQGAIEIFGSTLSGDIALASLAGDAFYYVSGSITANADLTIDAGAELRMEEDVFFTITDDGSFSVNGTASDQVTMTAFDEDNPWGGIKMASTSSNNKIDYANIGYTGGTDIGEFSDFVDVPAAIGLYANGELQLTNTTIADGEGYGIYNRYGFLTTFENNTIVRNAEYGIGLEVERVSEIDVNTTFTDNTKGAVEIFGGTLNEGPGTWVALKDGAKYIVTGGITIRDQLTIEAGALFEFDNNIPFVVEQSGSLIAQGTSDTMIEFTSISPTVFKWRGILIDSSTGNNVLDFVKITYGGSSKYDFDGFVDALTNIGIGTNATVNITNSEISNSGNYGIYSDGTANANVEDAAAGNTFSDNPGGNVFN
- a CDS encoding LPP20 family lipoprotein, whose translation is MRIFLGCWLLTSSLLAQPDWVKEKGVSARFPSEKYLTGLGIVTWHKDSSEAGIVRQAYAAAQKDLVEQVRVQIKSASESFKQQTDQSFSASYQALVTANSQLEVVGLQKETYHDRKKKLFYTWVYALRSDVIANYQRKLTQANQQLRDRFTQAQHYADNGQKAEAEQQLLQCRTLLTQQAPWRAVLLSLQPSATPEEPSVILPKIEDALRQLISKPANSLDDLAYGLVYQLKQSLDAPLQRVVVSPMLYRESEMASTFSYFFRDRLERELIQYADWQTMRLDDVQFNQGSPTMRYSLRGTYEVSGDQLHLSLFVKDVFAQQVISMATARLNLQVVESAQLAYMPVRYDQNVAEQQQMETYAVADNGIDLEVWTNKGEDALVFTEGERMNVFFRVNMPCHVRFVYHLADGRRVHFFDQYLEANQVGKVQEVPYDFICDCTDAPCGIETLQINAQEESFVPLATQDMGGYRFITEDLGSILQKNRGMKQDGSVYRAEQRLVITTMKNPS
- a CDS encoding LPP20 family lipoprotein, coding for MKSMFLFIRYTLFGLITTFYLASCGSKAPQSSVQRTEITIPFAEHMSDKEAFRGVGMGKSPDQGFALEQARLDARTFIAQQVQTTVKSAVERYREQYDSSEDTVGLAYNSKFEELTRNLVDQSLNNVMVDDQKMYEVQQNNQMVYEAHVAMTLKRDDFVNAMESATTGGMSDGTKLKIEYDRKKFREIFEQEMQQLNND